The Tepidibacter aestuarii genome contains a region encoding:
- a CDS encoding MOSC domain-containing protein — protein MNKFGKVIDINISEKKGVVKHPIPKGEFREDHGLVGDAHAGNWHRQVSLLSQESIDKMKASGVEGLESGKFAENITTEGIVLYKLPVGTKLKIGETIQEVTQIGKECHGGCEIRRLVGDCVMPREGIFTKIIKGGTVKSGDIIEVLINEI, from the coding sequence ATGAATAAGTTTGGGAAAGTTATAGATATAAATATAAGTGAAAAAAAAGGTGTTGTAAAGCATCCGATACCAAAAGGGGAGTTTAGAGAAGATCATGGCCTTGTTGGAGATGCTCATGCAGGTAATTGGCATAGACAAGTAAGCTTACTATCTCAGGAGAGTATAGATAAGATGAAAGCATCTGGAGTAGAGGGACTTGAGAGTGGTAAGTTTGCAGAAAATATTACGACTGAAGGAATTGTACTTTATAAATTACCTGTTGGAACTAAGCTAAAGATTGGAGAGACTATTCAAGAGGTAACTCAAATCGGTAAGGAATGCCATGGCGGATGTGAAATAAGAAGATTAGTTGGAGATTGTGTAATGCCAAGAGAGGGAATATTTACGAAAATTATTAAGGGCGGAACTGTTAAATCAGGAGATATTATAGAAGTATTAATAAATGAGATCTAG
- a CDS encoding NADPH-dependent oxidoreductase — protein sequence MNKVIETLINHRSIRSYKKDSVSKEYLDIIIKSAQAAPSSINGQQMSIISVEDEEKKKKIAHLVGDQAWVDQAPVFLIFCADFYRAKLGLELNNQEMVITDNIESTLVGAVDVGIAMSNAITAAESLGLGTVPIGGVRKNPDELIELLELPPYVFPICGLVIGHIEDNSHLKPRFPKEAVHHEEKYNNDLIDNVKEYDETVSNYMKERTNGEDSRNWSQTVSRVYNHVYYPKVSDALKKQGFKNL from the coding sequence ATGAATAAAGTAATTGAAACTTTAATTAATCATCGTTCTATTAGAAGTTACAAAAAAGATTCTGTATCAAAAGAATATTTAGATATAATTATTAAATCAGCACAAGCTGCACCTTCTTCTATTAACGGACAACAAATGAGTATTATTAGTGTAGAAGATGAAGAAAAGAAAAAGAAAATAGCCCATCTTGTTGGAGATCAAGCATGGGTAGACCAAGCACCTGTTTTCCTTATTTTCTGCGCTGATTTTTATAGAGCTAAGTTAGGTTTAGAATTAAATAATCAAGAAATGGTAATTACAGATAATATAGAGTCAACATTAGTTGGGGCTGTTGATGTTGGGATTGCCATGTCAAATGCCATAACAGCAGCAGAATCTCTTGGCCTTGGAACTGTTCCTATTGGAGGAGTTAGAAAAAATCCAGATGAATTGATTGAACTGTTAGAACTACCCCCATATGTTTTTCCTATATGCGGACTCGTTATAGGTCATATAGAAGATAATTCTCATTTAAAACCTAGATTCCCAAAAGAAGCTGTACATCATGAGGAAAAATATAATAATGATTTAATAGATAATGTTAAAGAGTATGACGAGACTGTATCTAATTATATGAAAGAGCGTACTAATGGAGAAGACTCTAGAAATTGGTCTCAAACAGTATCAAGGGTATATAACCATGTATACTATCCAAAAGTTAGCGATGCACTTAAAAAGCAAGGATTCAAAAATTTATAA
- a CDS encoding peroxiredoxin, with amino-acid sequence MIKIGSPAPDFTLPSTHDKDISLKDLRGKYVVLFFYPLDFTPVUGTEVPEFNRMLKKFEGLNSTVLGVNTDSIPTHKAWVKSLGGIDYPLLADYDKKLAKEYGVFLDEAGGIALRGTFIIDPDGILQYYSINNTSVGRNVMEFLRVLKALQTKAACPVNWDEGQDTL; translated from the coding sequence ATGATTAAAATTGGTTCACCTGCACCTGATTTTACATTACCAAGCACACATGATAAAGATATTTCATTAAAAGACTTAAGAGGAAAATATGTAGTTTTATTTTTCTATCCACTTGACTTTACACCTGTCTGAGGCACTGAAGTACCTGAGTTTAATCGTATGTTAAAGAAATTTGAAGGATTAAACTCTACTGTATTAGGTGTTAATACAGATAGTATACCTACTCATAAAGCTTGGGTTAAGAGTTTAGGAGGAATTGATTATCCACTCCTAGCAGATTATGATAAAAAATTAGCTAAAGAATATGGTGTGTTTTTAGATGAAGCTGGTGGAATTGCGTTAAGAGGTACATTCATAATAGATCCTGATGGTATTTTACAATACTATTCTATAAACAACACTTCAGTTGGAAGAAATGTTATGGAGTTCCTTAGAGTTCTTAAAGCATTACAGACTAAGGCTGCTTGCCCAGTAAACTGGGATGAAGGTCAAGATACGTTATAG
- a CDS encoding RrF2 family transcriptional regulator produces the protein MKITQEADYALRIILFLCQTSSEQRIEARVISETQNIPLRFSLKILRKLTKKNLVKSFRGVNGGYMINKNSKDITLKEVVEAIDGPIYVNRCLYDKEYCNRRKTNKCTIHQALANVQKVVHQELQKVTFEDLLKEKE, from the coding sequence ATGAAAATAACTCAAGAAGCAGATTATGCATTAAGAATAATATTGTTTCTTTGTCAAACATCATCTGAGCAGAGAATAGAGGCCAGAGTAATTTCAGAAACACAGAATATACCTTTGAGATTTTCTTTAAAAATTCTAAGAAAGCTTACAAAAAAGAATTTAGTTAAATCTTTTAGAGGTGTAAATGGTGGATATATGATAAACAAAAACTCTAAAGATATAACATTAAAAGAAGTAGTAGAGGCTATAGACGGTCCTATATATGTTAACAGATGTTTATATGATAAAGAATACTGTAATAGGAGAAAAACTAATAAATGCACAATTCATCAAGCTTTAGCTAATGTTCAAAAGGTTGTACATCAAGAATTACAAAAGGTAACTTTTGAAGATTTGTTAAAAGAGAAAGAGTAA
- the cooS gene encoding anaerobic carbon-monoxide dehydrogenase catalytic subunit — MGICKSADCRLEEFIKTKEVETSFNRVEKQSTKCGFGQQGVCCRLCSNGPCRITPKSPRGVCGATADTIVGRNFLRAVASGAACYLHIVETTARNLKDIALKKGNIKGIDTLNELSELFEIDGNDVYEKAIKVADKVLNDLYKPRYEKMELVEKMAYKNRFENWQKLDIVPGGAKSEVFDAIVKSSTNLNSDPVDMLLHSLNLGISTGLYGLTLTNLLNDIMLGEPVIRQAPVGFKVVDEDYINIMITGHQHSNISHLQDILTSDDVVKKAKEVGAKGFKLVGCTCVGQDLQLRGEHYQDVFSGHAGNNFTSEALLSTGGIDIIVSEFNCTLPGIEPIADEYKVKMICLDDVAKKANADYIEFSIEKAEEISEHIISEALLSYKNRRGDVVIDIPKDHGHDDVITGVSEKSLKKFLGDSWKPLVDLIASGKIKGIAGVVGCSNLTAKGHDVFTVELTKELIKRDILVLSAGCSSGGLENVGLMSPKAASLAGDNLREVCEGLGIPPVLNFGPCLAIGRLEIVATDLANYLGIDIPQLPLVLSAPQWLEEQALADGAFGLALGLPLHLAIPPFVTGSKVVTDVLTNQLEGLTGGKLILEDDVLKTADKLEDIIIDRRNKLGL, encoded by the coding sequence ATGGGTATTTGTAAATCAGCAGATTGTAGATTAGAGGAATTTATTAAAACTAAAGAGGTTGAGACTTCATTTAATAGAGTAGAAAAGCAAAGTACTAAGTGTGGGTTTGGACAACAAGGTGTGTGTTGTAGGCTATGTTCAAATGGACCTTGTAGAATAACACCTAAATCACCAAGGGGGGTATGTGGTGCGACAGCGGATACTATAGTTGGAAGAAACTTTTTAAGAGCAGTTGCGTCAGGAGCTGCATGCTACTTACATATTGTTGAAACTACTGCTAGAAATTTAAAAGATATAGCTTTAAAGAAGGGAAATATAAAGGGCATAGATACTTTAAATGAACTTTCTGAGCTATTTGAGATAGATGGAAATGATGTATATGAAAAAGCAATAAAGGTTGCAGATAAGGTTTTAAATGATTTATATAAACCAAGATATGAAAAGATGGAATTAGTTGAGAAGATGGCATATAAAAATAGATTTGAAAACTGGCAAAAGCTAGACATAGTTCCTGGTGGAGCAAAATCAGAGGTATTTGATGCTATAGTTAAGAGTTCAACTAACTTAAATAGTGACCCAGTGGATATGTTACTTCATTCTTTAAACTTAGGGATATCAACAGGTCTTTATGGACTTACTTTAACAAATTTGTTAAATGATATCATGCTTGGAGAACCAGTTATAAGACAGGCTCCAGTTGGATTTAAGGTTGTAGATGAGGATTATATAAATATAATGATAACAGGTCACCAGCATTCAAATATATCCCATCTTCAAGATATACTTACAAGTGATGATGTAGTAAAAAAAGCAAAAGAAGTAGGGGCTAAAGGGTTTAAATTAGTTGGATGTACTTGTGTAGGTCAAGATTTACAATTAAGAGGAGAGCATTACCAAGATGTATTCTCAGGTCATGCTGGAAATAACTTTACAAGTGAAGCTTTATTATCAACTGGGGGAATAGACATAATAGTTTCTGAGTTTAACTGCACACTTCCTGGAATAGAACCTATAGCAGATGAATATAAGGTAAAAATGATATGTCTTGATGATGTTGCTAAAAAGGCTAATGCTGATTATATTGAATTTTCTATTGAAAAAGCTGAAGAAATATCTGAGCATATAATAAGTGAAGCTTTACTTAGTTATAAAAATAGAAGAGGAGATGTGGTTATAGATATACCAAAGGATCATGGACATGATGATGTTATAACTGGTGTAAGCGAAAAATCACTTAAGAAATTTTTAGGGGATAGCTGGAAGCCTTTAGTTGATTTAATAGCTAGCGGAAAGATAAAAGGAATTGCTGGGGTTGTAGGATGTTCAAACCTTACTGCTAAAGGGCATGATGTATTCACAGTTGAGCTTACTAAAGAACTTATAAAAAGAGATATATTAGTTTTATCAGCTGGATGTTCAAGTGGAGGACTTGAAAATGTTGGACTTATGTCTCCTAAGGCTGCATCTTTAGCAGGAGATAACTTAAGAGAAGTATGTGAAGGATTGGGAATACCTCCTGTTTTAAACTTTGGACCATGTCTTGCAATTGGAAGACTTGAAATTGTTGCAACTGATCTTGCTAATTACTTGGGAATAGATATACCTCAGTTACCATTAGTATTATCAGCTCCACAATGGTTAGAAGAACAAGCTTTAGCTGATGGGGCATTTGGACTTGCTCTTGGACTTCCACTTCACCTTGCTATACCTCCATTTGTAACTGGAAGTAAGGTTGTAACAGATGTTCTTACTAACCAACTTGAAGGGTTAACTGGAGGAAAATTAATACTTGAAGATGATGTTTTAAAAACTGCTGATAAGCTAGAAGATATTATAATAGATAGAAGAAATAAATTAGGTTTGTAA
- a CDS encoding NAD(P)/FAD-dependent oxidoreductase: MRYLVLGASAASVSCAKTLRELDENAKITVVSKDTDIYSRCMLHHIISDHKTLEELNFAGKDFFKEYDINWISGVYVEQIDTINKKVLVEDNIELDYDKLFIGTGASSFIPPIENLRQANNVYGLRNIGDAYKIKEKIKNIKNVAVLGAGLVGIDAVSGMLDKNINISLVEMNDRILPLQLDSKASSRYEELFKQKGVNIYKGVKATKVNLKDNNVAGLYLDNGEIIDCEMIIVAAGVRPNISFIKDNTINIDMGICINSKCETNVEDIYSGGDVTASTPIWPIAVKQGIVAAYNMVSKDREIESLFSFRNSMNFLGLDTVSIGLVDALDNTYSVDIIEDKDIYKKIIHKDGVIYGALLQGDISYCGVLKHLISEKIDISGIDKNIFEIDYSDFFYLKENGEYEYKI, translated from the coding sequence ATGAGATATTTAGTGCTTGGAGCCAGTGCAGCAAGTGTAAGCTGTGCTAAAACTCTTAGAGAATTAGATGAGAATGCTAAAATAACAGTTGTATCAAAGGATACTGATATTTATTCAAGATGTATGCTTCACCATATAATAAGTGATCATAAAACACTAGAAGAACTAAACTTTGCTGGAAAAGATTTTTTTAAAGAGTATGATATAAACTGGATAAGTGGTGTATATGTAGAGCAAATAGACACTATAAATAAAAAGGTATTAGTGGAAGATAATATAGAACTAGACTATGACAAATTATTTATAGGAACTGGGGCTTCATCATTTATTCCTCCTATTGAAAATTTGAGACAAGCAAATAATGTATATGGACTTAGAAATATAGGTGATGCATACAAGATAAAAGAAAAAATAAAAAATATAAAAAATGTAGCTGTGCTAGGAGCAGGTCTTGTAGGTATAGATGCAGTATCTGGAATGCTTGATAAAAATATAAATATATCATTAGTTGAAATGAATGATAGAATACTTCCACTTCAATTAGACTCTAAGGCTTCAAGTAGATATGAAGAGTTGTTTAAGCAAAAAGGAGTTAATATATATAAAGGAGTTAAAGCTACAAAAGTTAATTTAAAAGATAATAATGTAGCTGGTCTTTATTTAGATAACGGAGAAATTATAGACTGTGAAATGATAATAGTTGCAGCAGGGGTTAGACCTAATATATCTTTTATAAAGGATAATACTATAAATATTGATATGGGTATATGCATAAATTCAAAATGTGAAACAAATGTAGAGGATATATATTCAGGCGGAGATGTAACTGCAAGTACACCTATATGGCCAATAGCTGTAAAACAGGGAATTGTTGCAGCTTATAATATGGTCAGTAAGGATCGAGAAATAGAGAGTCTATTCAGCTTTAGAAATTCTATGAACTTCTTGGGCCTTGATACTGTATCTATTGGACTTGTTGATGCATTAGATAATACTTATAGTGTAGATATTATAGAGGACAAAGATATTTATAAGAAAATTATACATAAGGATGGAGTAATATATGGAGCACTACTTCAAGGAGATATATCTTATTGCGGAGTATTAAAGCATCTTATAAGTGAAAAAATTGATATATCAGGTATTGATAAGAATATATTTGAGATAGACTACTCTGACTTTTTTTATTTAAAAGAAAATGGGGAGTATGAATATAAAATATAA
- a CDS encoding 4Fe-4S dicluster domain-containing protein: MNTFVIVDPNKCIGCRTCQIACVIAHSDEDIFNPECKNISFNPRLSVVKTATVSAPIQCRHCEDAPCANACPNGSIVNKDGSIQINEETCIGCKTCLMACPLGAIELVDYYKDGEKVVQPNLIDMDSKKLCFKERIIANKCDLCINRDKGPACVEVCPTDAFKIVKDEDIKQSVKDKRKKSASLL, encoded by the coding sequence ATGAATACTTTTGTTATAGTAGATCCTAATAAGTGTATAGGGTGTAGAACATGTCAAATAGCTTGTGTTATTGCTCATTCTGATGAAGATATATTCAATCCAGAATGTAAAAATATATCGTTCAACCCAAGACTTAGTGTTGTAAAAACAGCTACGGTTAGTGCACCAATTCAATGTAGACACTGTGAAGATGCTCCATGTGCAAATGCATGTCCAAATGGTTCGATAGTAAACAAAGATGGAAGCATACAAATAAATGAAGAAACTTGTATAGGTTGTAAAACATGTCTAATGGCATGTCCATTAGGAGCTATTGAATTAGTTGATTATTATAAAGATGGAGAAAAGGTAGTTCAACCTAATTTAATAGACATGGATTCTAAAAAGTTGTGCTTTAAAGAGAGAATAATAGCTAATAAGTGTGACCTTTGTATAAATAGAGACAAAGGGCCAGCGTGTGTTGAAGTATGTCCTACTGACGCATTTAAGATAGTTAAGGATGAGGATATAAAACAATCTGTAAAGGATAAGAGAAAAAAGAGTGCATCTTTATTATAA
- a CDS encoding GGDEF domain-containing protein, which produces MKSSQNYSVFILNTINPIKTLMENTGILLASSDLENAEEVRNIFSRMHNNVPIISKVYFVKDENGEKFTSYGKVKTLTDLRNRSWYKEASSSEKPIVTQVYSDLNNQNPVITIAYGIKKDNKLKGVFSVDIFLEDLYKTFKITTNTENTINYITDCCGHIILHPSEKLLGFSMWDPQKNYIDQFSSQQNKTLKSYTEIWNENEINILKNISGHLYYDLKKQKIYGYFCKIPDLNWIAVSRINYQKIEEDANLYLLETAFGGLIIFIFLIIFIYIIFTNIYNKDDLTNSYNKNKLLEVLQKQSDDEKILLFMDIYNFSSINAIHGSAFGNKVIKKLTDTLNNSLGRDGILIHSKADDFLFLFSSQDWENALCKSKQLNDILTNLEIKINNSTININVFLGLTKINPSEIKDWNTAILLIEDIFNNLKKTTESGLLTFSDFNELLKIKEQKDTKKEEIIKAIEEDRIVPFFQPIYNIKENKVEKYEVLMRIKSGENYLSPFPYIKIAEENNLISKLDLIVIEKAMKCKNNMDKEDKIKLSVNASGKDLNDSEFLPKVVRLADQYKIKYQNIIFEITETQNIDNIDSLVKTIYSFKQLGFTFSIDDFGTGFSSMQYLKRIPANYLKIDGSFIKDINEKEESLYIVKSIVHMAKAFKMETIAEFVESEEILDIIRELNIDYAQGYHIGKPSDKF; this is translated from the coding sequence ATGAAAAGCTCTCAAAACTATTCTGTATTTATATTAAATACAATAAATCCAATAAAAACATTAATGGAAAACACAGGTATTTTGCTAGCTTCCTCAGATTTAGAAAATGCTGAAGAAGTTAGAAATATTTTTAGTAGAATGCATAATAATGTGCCGATTATATCAAAGGTGTATTTTGTAAAGGATGAAAATGGAGAAAAGTTTACTAGTTATGGAAAAGTTAAAACATTAACTGATTTAAGAAATCGATCCTGGTACAAAGAAGCAAGTTCTTCAGAAAAACCAATTGTTACACAAGTATATAGTGATCTAAATAATCAAAATCCAGTGATAACTATTGCATATGGAATAAAGAAAGATAATAAATTAAAAGGTGTTTTTTCAGTAGATATATTTTTAGAAGATTTATATAAAACATTTAAAATTACTACAAATACAGAAAACACCATAAACTATATTACAGATTGTTGTGGACATATTATTCTACACCCATCCGAAAAATTATTAGGTTTTTCTATGTGGGATCCTCAAAAGAATTATATAGATCAATTTTCAAGTCAACAAAATAAAACTCTAAAAAGCTATACGGAAATATGGAATGAAAATGAAATAAATATTTTGAAAAATATTTCAGGGCATCTCTACTATGATCTAAAAAAGCAAAAAATATATGGATATTTTTGCAAGATACCTGACTTGAATTGGATTGCTGTCAGCCGAATAAATTATCAAAAGATAGAAGAAGATGCGAACCTATATTTATTAGAAACTGCATTTGGGGGATTAATTATTTTTATATTCTTAATCATTTTTATTTATATTATCTTTACTAATATTTATAATAAGGATGATTTAACAAACAGTTATAACAAAAATAAACTTTTAGAAGTTTTACAAAAACAATCTGATGATGAAAAAATCCTTCTATTTATGGATATATATAATTTCTCATCAATCAATGCAATTCATGGAAGTGCTTTTGGAAATAAAGTTATAAAAAAATTAACGGATACATTAAATAATAGTTTAGGTCGTGATGGAATCTTAATTCACTCTAAGGCGGATGACTTTTTATTTTTATTTAGTTCACAAGACTGGGAAAATGCACTTTGTAAATCAAAACAATTAAATGATATATTAACTAATTTAGAAATAAAAATAAATAATTCAACTATAAATATTAATGTTTTTTTAGGTTTAACTAAAATAAATCCATCAGAGATAAAAGATTGGAACACAGCTATATTATTAATTGAAGATATTTTTAACAACTTAAAGAAAACAACAGAAAGTGGATTATTAACATTTTCAGACTTTAATGAACTGCTTAAAATAAAAGAACAAAAGGATACAAAAAAGGAAGAAATAATAAAAGCTATTGAAGAAGATAGAATCGTTCCATTTTTTCAGCCTATCTATAACATAAAAGAAAATAAAGTTGAAAAATATGAAGTTCTTATGAGAATTAAAAGTGGAGAAAATTATTTATCACCTTTTCCATATATTAAGATAGCAGAGGAAAATAATTTAATATCAAAATTAGATTTAATTGTAATAGAAAAAGCCATGAAATGCAAAAATAATATGGATAAAGAAGATAAAATAAAGCTTTCAGTTAATGCTTCAGGTAAAGATTTAAATGACTCAGAATTTCTACCTAAAGTTGTTCGTTTAGCAGATCAATATAAAATAAAGTACCAAAATATAATATTTGAAATAACAGAGACCCAAAACATAGATAATATAGATTCTCTAGTAAAAACTATATATTCATTTAAGCAATTAGGATTTACATTTTCTATAGATGACTTTGGAACGGGATTTTCTTCTATGCAGTACTTAAAACGTATACCAGCAAATTATTTAAAGATAGATGGATCTTTTATAAAAGACATAAACGAGAAAGAAGAAAGTTTATATATTGTAAAATCTATAGTACATATGGCAAAGGCATTTAAAATGGAAACTATTGCCGAGTTTGTAGAAAGTGAAGAAATACTAGATATAATAAGAGAACTAAATATAGATTATGCACAAGGCTATCATATAGGAAAGCCGAGTGATAAGTTTTAA
- the moaA gene encoding GTP 3',8-cyclase MoaA, with protein MIDSYNRRINYLRISVTDLCNLRCRYCMPNKGIDKMSHSDVLTLEEIETIAKVFVELGVDKIRITGGEPLVRRGILGLIENIGNLEGVKDFAITTNAIMLKKYAKQLKDAGVNRVNISLDTLDEKKYEYITRGGQLKDTLDGIKEAQEVGLTPIKLNTVLIRGFNDDEIDDLVNLTNDGIDVRFIELMPIGEARNWAIHNFISNEYVLEKVENLEEIKRDDINSPANYYKLSGAKGKVGLINPISCKFCSNCNRVRLTSDGKLKLCLHSEEEIDLKTPIRNGEDIKTLIIDAISKKPKEHHLENGEYITRNMIAIGG; from the coding sequence ATGATAGATTCGTACAATAGAAGAATAAATTATTTGAGAATTTCAGTTACTGATTTGTGTAATTTAAGATGTAGATATTGCATGCCAAATAAAGGTATAGATAAGATGAGTCACAGTGATGTATTAACACTTGAAGAGATTGAGACTATAGCAAAGGTTTTCGTAGAGTTGGGAGTAGATAAGATAAGAATAACTGGAGGAGAGCCCTTGGTTAGAAGAGGGATACTTGGTTTGATTGAGAATATAGGAAATCTTGAAGGAGTAAAAGATTTTGCTATAACTACTAACGCTATAATGCTTAAAAAATACGCAAAACAATTAAAAGATGCAGGGGTGAATAGAGTAAATATAAGCCTTGATACATTGGATGAAAAAAAATATGAGTATATAACTAGAGGTGGACAACTTAAAGACACTTTAGATGGAATTAAAGAGGCACAAGAAGTAGGATTAACTCCAATTAAATTAAATACAGTCTTGATCAGAGGATTTAATGATGATGAAATAGATGATTTAGTCAATCTTACTAATGATGGTATTGATGTAAGATTTATAGAGCTTATGCCAATTGGTGAAGCAAGGAATTGGGCTATTCATAATTTTATTTCTAATGAATATGTATTAGAAAAAGTTGAGAATCTAGAAGAGATAAAAAGAGATGATATAAACTCACCTGCAAACTACTATAAATTATCTGGTGCAAAAGGCAAGGTTGGACTTATAAATCCTATATCATGCAAATTTTGTTCTAACTGTAATAGAGTAAGGCTTACTAGTGATGGAAAGCTAAAACTATGTCTTCATTCTGAAGAGGAAATAGACTTAAAGACACCTATTAGAAATGGTGAAGATATAAAAACTTTAATAATAGATGCAATTTCTAAAAAGCCTAAAGAACATCACCTAGAGAATGGCGAATATATAACTAGAAATATGATAGCAATAGGAGGATAA
- a CDS encoding 4Fe-4S dicluster domain-containing protein, producing the protein MNRIMVDKSLCEGCLNCVLACMVKKGNAENIYDLDLEDNKNESMNHISLDKDKNPTPIFCRHCEEPECAITCMSGAMTKNKETGVVEYNEDKCASCFMCIMSCPYGVLKADDDKKKVVLKCDMCGGTPACVNECPTGAIYVQGGEK; encoded by the coding sequence ATGAACAGGATAATGGTAGATAAATCGTTGTGTGAAGGATGTCTAAACTGCGTACTTGCTTGTATGGTTAAAAAAGGTAATGCAGAAAATATATATGATTTAGATCTTGAAGATAATAAAAATGAAAGCATGAATCACATATCTTTAGATAAGGATAAGAATCCTACTCCTATATTTTGTAGACATTGTGAAGAACCAGAATGTGCTATAACTTGCATGAGTGGCGCTATGACTAAGAATAAAGAAACTGGTGTAGTTGAATATAATGAAGATAAGTGTGCATCGTGCTTTATGTGTATAATGTCATGTCCATACGGTGTATTAAAAGCTGATGACGATAAAAAAAAGGTAGTATTAAAGTGTGATATGTGCGGCGGAACCCCAGCTTGTGTGAATGAATGCCCAACTGGAGCTATATATGTGCAAGGAGGCGAAAAGTAA
- a CDS encoding DUF554 domain-containing protein, protein MLGSLANGLAVLIGSLIGLLFKKGISENYKKILMDAMGLCIFLIGIMGATKAQNILLLIISLAIGSVLGEFLKIEDNLDKLGDFLESKLVKNQGSVAKGFVTATLIFCIGSMAIIGALESGLNGNHQTLFAKSIVDGILSIIFASTFGIGVLFSSISVFLYEGFISLAASSVKMFLVDSVVSDISSIGGVLIIAIGLNIMDIKKIKVGNMLPAIFIPLIFFILKLMYFKIIH, encoded by the coding sequence ATGTTGGGAAGTTTAGCAAATGGGTTAGCAGTATTAATAGGAAGTTTAATAGGACTTTTATTTAAAAAAGGGATCAGTGAGAATTATAAGAAAATCCTTATGGACGCTATGGGATTATGTATATTCTTAATAGGAATTATGGGAGCAACAAAAGCTCAAAATATACTTCTTCTTATAATAAGCTTAGCTATAGGTAGCGTTCTAGGAGAATTTCTGAAAATTGAAGATAACTTGGACAAGCTGGGAGATTTCTTAGAAAGTAAATTAGTTAAAAACCAAGGAAGTGTTGCAAAAGGCTTCGTAACTGCTACCCTTATATTTTGTATAGGTTCCATGGCAATCATAGGTGCTCTAGAAAGTGGTTTAAATGGAAACCACCAAACACTTTTTGCTAAATCTATAGTTGATGGAATACTGTCTATAATATTTGCATCAACATTTGGAATAGGAGTTTTATTTTCATCAATATCTGTATTCTTATATGAAGGATTTATATCCCTTGCAGCATCTTCTGTAAAAATGTTTTTAGTAGATAGTGTAGTAAGTGATATATCATCAATAGGAGGAGTTCTTATTATAGCAATCGGTCTTAATATAATGGATATAAAAAAAATAAAGGTAGGAAATATGCTTCCAGCTATATTCATACCGTTGATTTTTTTCATATTAAAACTTATGTATTTTAAGATAATTCACTGA
- the moaC gene encoding cyclic pyranopterin monophosphate synthase MoaC — protein sequence MGFTHFNESGRAKMVDVGGKNDTERVAIATGIIHMKKETVDKIKEGLIKKGDVLSVAQIGGIMGAKKTSDLIPMCHNIFLTGANIEFNVLDTSIEIQAIVKTYGKTGVEMEALTAVSMTALTIYDMCKAIDKDMVIGDIKLIKKTGGKSDYTRK from the coding sequence ATGGGGTTCACACATTTTAATGAGAGTGGAAGAGCTAAGATGGTAGATGTAGGGGGAAAGAATGATACAGAAAGAGTCGCAATAGCAACGGGAATAATACATATGAAAAAAGAAACTGTAGATAAAATAAAAGAGGGGCTTATTAAAAAAGGAGATGTTTTATCTGTTGCTCAAATAGGTGGTATTATGGGAGCTAAGAAAACATCTGATTTAATACCTATGTGCCACAATATATTTTTAACTGGAGCAAATATAGAGTTTAATGTATTAGATACAAGCATAGAAATACAAGCAATTGTTAAAACATATGGAAAAACAGGTGTTGAAATGGAGGCTTTAACTGCTGTATCTATGACTGCTTTAACTATTTATGATATGTGTAAAGCTATTGATAAGGATATGGTTATAGGGGATATAAAGCTTATCAAGAAAACTGGAGGAAAATCTGATTACACTAGAAAATAA